In the genome of Candidatus Zymogenaceae bacterium, one region contains:
- a CDS encoding basic amino acid ABC transporter substrate-binding protein, with amino-acid sequence MNRKVLSLLFAFILIFSLSVVLTGCAPKEEPVEPTEGVVEGGEEAVEMVKITVGTDAAYPPFELIDEETGEIVGFDIDLMNKIAETGGFEVEYKNVNWDGIFVGLDNEDYDAVISAVSITEERMEVYDFSDPYYAISQALIVPIEDVEAIAGVDDLAGKKVGAQIGTTGAIFVSELEGVELVNYDDNALAIEALLRGDVDAVVCDHPVAYDYALVNESYVGKLEVVNDNLNEGDLENYGIVVKKGNAAVLALINENLAKVLDEGIEDIEKKWKLK; translated from the coding sequence ATGAACAGAAAAGTATTGTCTTTGCTTTTTGCATTCATCTTGATTTTCAGCCTGAGCGTGGTCCTGACCGGGTGTGCACCCAAGGAAGAGCCGGTCGAACCGACGGAAGGTGTGGTTGAAGGTGGGGAAGAGGCCGTGGAGATGGTGAAGATCACCGTCGGTACCGACGCGGCGTATCCGCCCTTTGAGCTCATCGACGAAGAAACCGGCGAAATCGTCGGATTCGACATCGACCTGATGAATAAGATCGCCGAGACAGGCGGATTTGAGGTCGAGTACAAGAACGTAAACTGGGACGGAATCTTCGTGGGCCTTGACAATGAGGACTACGACGCCGTTATCTCCGCCGTCAGCATCACAGAAGAGCGCATGGAAGTGTATGACTTCTCCGATCCCTACTACGCCATCAGCCAGGCCCTGATCGTTCCCATCGAGGATGTGGAAGCCATCGCCGGCGTCGATGACCTGGCGGGCAAGAAGGTGGGAGCCCAGATCGGCACCACCGGCGCCATCTTTGTCAGCGAGCTGGAAGGCGTTGAGCTGGTCAATTATGACGACAACGCTCTTGCCATAGAAGCCCTGCTTCGCGGCGACGTGGACGCGGTGGTCTGCGACCATCCGGTGGCTTATGACTACGCTCTGGTCAACGAGTCCTATGTCGGCAAGCTGGAAGTTGTCAACGACAACCTGAACGAGGGCGACCTGGAAAATTACGGCATCGTGGTCAAGAAGGGCAACGCCGCCGTTCTGGCACTCATCAATGAAAACCTGGCGAAGGTTCTCGATGAGGGCATCGAAGACATTGAGAAGAAATGGAAGCTGAAATAA
- a CDS encoding DUF3488 domain-containing protein produces MRINTQFKIASYGVIAAGFITLLLTGRLGIVQTGVMAVSFIVSWRFGSRIADLPHATKAANVLIVSILGILLVRFIFLDASFVTTTVDFFIFVQAIRILFLTQLRHYLQSYLISLFSVLVATVLTFSPIFFAMFVVYLFVATYAMILFTMVSEIHRIKGAVNDDLKMHGRPLIVMTFLTTLFVIVSGSLVFITFPRLSFGFLPSSIMEPVGITGFSENVALGEVGELKISEAVIMRVVIGEDDLERMGAGPYYFKGTAFDHFDGTYWERTVVGRTTIAKRYNRFILEKDTSGTVITQEYFMEPTDSRVLFTWGTPIIVDGPFVNLHHDAYGTLEFSRSFLDKIRYTVYSVPTDEVWANDWRGDFRSGLDNREEYLQLPVGLDPRIPALTGDLTDGLTGDEIKTEAIRDYLIEYLAYDLNTGMSGDDPLADFLFEEKKGYCEHFATAMTIMLRTQGIPARLATGFLSGEFNEYGSFFIIRASDAHAWVEVYLDGRGWVIFDPTPPAGRTTFTRRPGLRALVDTLIMRWNIYVVNYEIQDQLGMIEGTIEATERGKKKLFSWKGGIDKIVLRIQSLRSGDVTLPVVGIIGIGMITAAVFIWFLVQVVVLRRSRRRAGVAGEYDRLVKLAKRKGVVREKWITHREFAEKLADHWPGIADDVFDVTDIYSGVRFGDVSETEEEIRDVHLMVSRIAAVMKNETMMN; encoded by the coding sequence ATGCGCATCAACACACAGTTCAAAATAGCCAGTTACGGCGTTATCGCCGCAGGCTTCATCACCCTTCTTTTGACGGGAAGGCTCGGTATCGTCCAGACCGGTGTCATGGCGGTATCGTTCATTGTCAGCTGGAGGTTCGGATCGAGGATTGCCGATCTCCCGCATGCAACGAAGGCGGCGAACGTTCTGATCGTGTCGATACTCGGGATATTGCTTGTCAGGTTCATTTTTCTAGACGCCTCGTTCGTCACGACCACCGTGGACTTCTTCATCTTCGTACAGGCGATCCGCATACTGTTTCTCACCCAGTTGCGTCATTATCTCCAGTCCTACCTTATCAGTCTGTTTTCAGTCCTGGTCGCCACGGTGTTGACGTTTTCCCCGATCTTTTTTGCGATGTTCGTCGTGTATCTCTTTGTGGCGACATACGCCATGATCCTGTTTACCATGGTTTCCGAGATACACCGCATAAAGGGAGCGGTGAACGACGACCTGAAAATGCACGGCCGTCCGCTCATCGTCATGACGTTTCTGACGACGCTGTTCGTCATTGTTTCAGGATCGCTGGTGTTTATTACGTTTCCCCGGCTCTCGTTCGGATTTCTTCCCTCATCGATTATGGAGCCCGTGGGTATCACCGGTTTTTCCGAAAATGTGGCGCTGGGAGAGGTCGGTGAGCTGAAAATCTCCGAGGCCGTGATCATGCGGGTGGTTATCGGGGAGGACGACCTTGAACGAATGGGGGCGGGGCCCTACTATTTCAAGGGCACCGCGTTTGATCATTTCGACGGAACATACTGGGAAAGGACCGTCGTCGGGAGGACAACGATAGCGAAGCGATACAATCGGTTTATTCTTGAAAAAGACACCTCGGGTACCGTTATCACACAGGAATATTTTATGGAGCCCACGGACAGCAGGGTTCTGTTTACCTGGGGAACGCCGATAATCGTCGATGGGCCGTTTGTGAATCTTCATCATGATGCATACGGCACACTGGAGTTTTCCCGGTCGTTTCTGGATAAAATTCGATACACGGTTTATTCCGTCCCGACAGATGAGGTGTGGGCGAACGATTGGAGAGGCGATTTTCGCTCCGGACTCGATAATCGAGAGGAATATCTGCAGCTTCCCGTGGGGCTGGACCCGCGGATACCGGCGCTCACGGGGGATTTGACCGACGGACTGACCGGTGATGAAATAAAAACCGAGGCGATCCGTGATTACCTGATAGAATATCTCGCATATGATCTCAATACCGGTATGAGCGGCGATGATCCCCTGGCCGATTTTCTTTTTGAGGAAAAAAAGGGATACTGCGAGCATTTCGCCACCGCGATGACGATTATGCTCCGGACACAGGGTATCCCCGCCCGCCTTGCGACCGGGTTTCTCTCGGGAGAATTCAACGAATACGGATCGTTTTTTATCATACGGGCCAGCGACGCCCACGCCTGGGTGGAGGTCTACCTGGATGGGCGGGGGTGGGTGATATTCGATCCCACACCTCCCGCGGGCCGGACGACATTCACACGGAGGCCGGGCCTCCGAGCACTCGTGGATACCCTGATCATGCGTTGGAACATATACGTGGTCAATTACGAGATACAGGATCAGCTGGGTATGATCGAGGGGACGATCGAGGCGACGGAGAGGGGGAAGAAGAAGCTTTTTTCATGGAAGGGCGGTATCGACAAGATTGTCCTTCGAATACAGTCGCTTCGGTCGGGCGATGTCACACTCCCGGTCGTGGGGATTATCGGCATCGGCATGATCACAGCGGCGGTTTTCATCTGGTTTCTGGTTCAGGTCGTCGTCTTGAGACGCTCGCGAAGGCGTGCAGGGGTGGCCGGGGAATATGATCGTCTGGTGAAGCTCGCAAAAAGGAAAGGAGTAGTAAGGGAAAAATGGATTACCCACCGGGAATTTGCGGAGAAACTCGCCGATCACTGGCCGGGTATCGCAGATGATGTGTTTGATGTGACCGATATTTACAGCGGCGTTCGATTCGGCGACGTATCCGAAACCGAAGAGGAAATCAGAGATGTTCACCTGATGGTATCGCGGATCGCCGCAGTCATGAAAAACGAGACAATGATGAATTAA
- a CDS encoding creatininase family protein: MIIENISTVAFEEGLKKTRTVIIPLGAVEEHGPHLPMNTDILHAYVIAKKTSENIDVFVAPPIYFGVCRSTARFPGTIDIRPETLEMLIIDVVSSLYRHGLRRFILYSGHAGMNHRASMLNSSDALLEMFDDIVVSSITDADLVDREFVELVETAGDSHAGEIETSLMMSIVPELVGDPPKADAPVFPRSMVVKDTRTYWKSGVWGNPQKATADKGRRMMEILAKNLETLVTRVGSFSE, from the coding sequence ATGATTATCGAAAATATATCCACCGTCGCATTCGAGGAGGGACTCAAGAAAACCCGTACCGTCATCATCCCCCTGGGGGCCGTGGAGGAGCACGGCCCACATCTTCCGATGAACACCGATATCCTCCACGCGTATGTGATTGCGAAAAAGACGTCGGAGAATATAGACGTGTTCGTGGCGCCGCCGATCTATTTCGGCGTGTGCAGAAGCACCGCCCGATTTCCGGGGACCATAGACATACGCCCGGAAACCCTTGAGATGCTCATCATCGATGTGGTGAGCTCGCTGTATAGACACGGCCTGCGGCGTTTCATCCTGTACTCCGGCCATGCCGGCATGAATCATCGGGCGTCGATGCTCAACTCCTCGGACGCGCTGCTTGAAATGTTTGACGATATCGTCGTCTCATCGATAACGGATGCGGATCTCGTGGACCGGGAGTTTGTCGAACTTGTGGAAACCGCCGGCGATTCGCACGCAGGCGAAATTGAGACGTCTCTTATGATGAGTATCGTACCGGAGCTTGTGGGTGATCCGCCGAAGGCGGACGCCCCGGTATTTCCAAGATCGATGGTGGTGAAGGATACCCGAACATACTGGAAAAGCGGCGTGTGGGGAAATCCTCAAAAGGCAACGGCGGACAAGGGCCGTCGCATGATGGAGATACTGGCCAAAAACCTCGAGACGCTTGTGACCCGTGTTGGATCTTTTTCGGAATGA
- a CDS encoding glucose 1-dehydrogenase, whose translation MDANLFSLDGKKILITGGSRGIGRAIAEGFALAGADEIAICARKEESLAEAASAVEKKGARVLSISAHLGKLEDIDGMFETIQMEFNGLDVLVNNMGMNIFTPSVVDADEALWDKIMDLNLKSVFLVSQRAAKIMKNSSRGKIINISTVAARKATPGLGIYGVAKAGVEMLTKVLAAELSPFNIQVNAIALAMIKTKFSEPLWSNDVLKQQIEASNLMGRIAEPEEVVGAALYLASEASSFMTGSVLTLDGGTTAK comes from the coding sequence ATGGACGCCAACTTGTTCTCTTTGGATGGGAAAAAGATCCTGATTACCGGGGGGAGTCGCGGAATCGGTCGGGCCATCGCGGAAGGATTCGCCCTTGCGGGTGCGGATGAAATCGCGATCTGCGCCAGGAAAGAGGAAAGCCTTGCCGAAGCCGCGAGCGCCGTCGAGAAGAAGGGGGCTCGGGTCCTGTCGATATCGGCACATCTTGGCAAACTTGAGGATATAGACGGGATGTTCGAGACCATACAGATGGAATTCAATGGTCTGGACGTCCTGGTCAACAACATGGGCATGAATATCTTTACCCCTTCGGTGGTGGACGCCGACGAGGCGCTGTGGGACAAAATCATGGACCTCAACCTCAAGTCGGTGTTTCTCGTCTCCCAGCGGGCGGCGAAGATCATGAAAAACTCATCGAGGGGAAAGATCATCAACATCAGCACGGTTGCTGCACGCAAGGCGACGCCCGGGCTGGGCATCTACGGTGTCGCCAAGGCGGGGGTGGAGATGCTCACAAAGGTGCTGGCGGCGGAGCTCTCTCCGTTCAACATCCAGGTGAACGCCATCGCCCTGGCGATGATAAAGACGAAGTTTTCAGAGCCCCTCTGGTCGAACGATGTCCTCAAGCAGCAGATCGAGGCCAGCAACCTCATGGGACGTATCGCGGAGCCCGAAGAGGTTGTCGGCGCGGCGCTCTATCTGGCTTCCGAAGCATCGAGCTTCATGACCGGGTCGGTTCTGACCCTTGACGGGGGAACCACCGCAAAGTAG
- a CDS encoding MoxR family ATPase codes for MDGTKLHVTHAKPESGTAQIIDTLIENVESVIFGKTDVIRRAVTTLIAGGHLLIEDIPGVGKSTLAHTLARSVGGSFRRIQFTSDMLPSDIIGISVFKKESDSFEFVPGPIFANFVLADEINRTSPRTQSALLEAMNDAQVSIENTTHRLPRPFMILATQNPLESHGTYPLPESQLDRFMMSVTIGYPNTSDEMRAVVSQGRETGVDDIQPVMNTTELEVLQRQVDRIHIHEDVLDYLMRMVNASRLSRHIRLGVSTRGAIFLKRAAQASALMNGRSYVTPGDVKELVKPVFTHRVILASNSLSERDRIVETSHVLDDIIESQNAPY; via the coding sequence ATGGACGGAACAAAGCTTCATGTGACACATGCAAAGCCGGAATCCGGCACAGCACAGATCATTGACACTCTGATCGAAAATGTCGAGTCGGTAATATTCGGAAAAACCGACGTCATTCGACGCGCCGTCACAACACTCATCGCGGGCGGGCATTTGCTCATCGAGGATATCCCCGGTGTTGGGAAGTCCACCCTCGCCCATACGTTGGCACGATCTGTCGGAGGGAGTTTTCGCAGGATACAATTCACCTCGGATATGCTGCCGTCGGACATCATCGGCATATCGGTGTTCAAAAAGGAGAGTGACTCGTTCGAGTTCGTTCCCGGGCCGATATTCGCCAACTTCGTGCTTGCCGATGAGATCAACAGGACATCGCCCAGGACACAGAGCGCCCTTCTGGAGGCGATGAACGACGCGCAAGTCTCGATCGAAAACACCACACACAGGCTGCCCCGACCGTTCATGATCCTCGCCACCCAGAACCCCCTGGAATCCCATGGCACCTACCCGCTCCCGGAGTCCCAGCTGGATCGCTTCATGATGAGCGTCACCATAGGCTATCCGAATACAAGCGATGAGATGAGGGCGGTTGTTTCCCAGGGACGTGAGACCGGTGTGGATGATATACAGCCTGTCATGAATACGACGGAGCTGGAGGTTCTCCAACGGCAGGTGGACCGGATACACATCCATGAGGATGTCCTTGATTACCTGATGCGAATGGTCAACGCCTCACGACTGTCACGGCACATTCGCCTCGGTGTGTCGACTCGGGGGGCGATCTTCCTCAAACGAGCCGCACAGGCGTCGGCCCTCATGAACGGGCGGTCATACGTGACGCCCGGAGACGTCAAGGAGCTGGTTAAACCGGTATTCACCCATCGTGTGATTCTCGCGTCAAATTCGCTATCCGAGAGAGACCGCATCGTGGAGACATCCCACGTGCTTGACGATATCATTGAATCCCAGAACGCTCCCTATTGA
- the ruvX gene encoding Holliday junction resolvase RuvX — MRLLGLDVGEKRIGVAVTDPTGIFTQPISTIMRGTDDIEKILDLVREYDITEVVVGLPVNMNGTLGPGAQKVQEFAQRLEAVLTIPIVFEDERLTTSMAERMMIDADVSRKKRKRSVDKIAAAIILEGRLEKIKANM; from the coding sequence GTGCGTCTTTTAGGGCTCGACGTGGGTGAAAAACGAATCGGCGTGGCGGTGACCGATCCCACGGGGATATTCACTCAGCCCATCTCAACCATCATGCGCGGTACCGATGACATCGAAAAGATTCTTGATCTTGTGAGGGAATACGATATTACAGAGGTGGTCGTGGGGCTTCCGGTGAACATGAACGGAACGCTCGGTCCCGGAGCGCAGAAGGTCCAGGAGTTTGCACAGAGGCTGGAGGCGGTGCTCACGATACCGATCGTATTTGAGGATGAGCGCCTCACCACGAGCATGGCGGAGCGCATGATGATAGATGCGGATGTATCCAGGAAGAAACGAAAGCGATCCGTCGATAAAATCGCCGCGGCAATTATTCTGGAAGGAAGATTGGAAAAGATAAAGGCGAATATGTGA
- the mltG gene encoding endolytic transglycosylase MltG: MKRVLKALVYTLLGVLILCGAAGYYVYSFFCVPTGMISEPVVLTIEKGDTLGETAHRLVDMGAVKDDRIFIALARSLGAEKKIRAGEYEIAPDMAPRDILLLLMAGRVVEYPVTIPEGYNIYQVSETLAEKGFGDESIYLALMDNQDFISSHGIDAETLEGYLFPDTYNMNRGMDERDILGLMIARYSAVFDEEKESSSLDVELSDYEILILASIIEKEAKDSDERALISAVFVNRLDMGMKLDSCATVIYGIWDRFDGNLRRSDLEEPSDYNTYIITGLPKTPICNPGRAAIRAALNPADVEYLYFVSKNDGTHYFSTTLSEHNRAVYKYQKLRDYR, from the coding sequence ATGAAACGAGTATTGAAAGCCCTTGTGTATACGTTGCTGGGCGTTCTCATCCTCTGCGGGGCGGCGGGGTACTATGTGTACTCCTTTTTCTGTGTGCCGACGGGCATGATATCGGAGCCAGTGGTGCTGACCATTGAAAAGGGCGACACCCTGGGTGAAACCGCACACCGACTGGTGGACATGGGTGCCGTCAAGGATGACCGGATATTTATCGCCCTCGCACGCTCTCTGGGGGCGGAGAAGAAAATTCGCGCCGGAGAATACGAGATAGCGCCGGACATGGCTCCCCGCGATATCCTGCTGTTGCTCATGGCCGGCCGCGTTGTCGAGTATCCGGTGACCATACCGGAAGGGTACAACATCTATCAGGTGTCCGAAACTCTTGCGGAGAAGGGATTCGGAGACGAATCAATCTATCTCGCGTTGATGGATAATCAGGATTTTATATCATCACACGGCATCGACGCGGAAACGCTGGAGGGGTATCTATTTCCCGATACCTATAACATGAATCGGGGCATGGACGAACGGGATATACTCGGATTGATGATCGCGAGATACAGTGCTGTCTTTGATGAGGAGAAGGAGAGTTCCTCATTGGATGTTGAGTTGAGTGATTACGAAATACTGATTCTTGCCTCCATCATCGAGAAGGAGGCAAAGGATTCGGACGAGCGGGCGCTGATTTCGGCCGTGTTCGTAAACAGGCTCGATATGGGAATGAAGCTGGACAGCTGCGCTACGGTCATTTACGGCATCTGGGACCGGTTCGACGGGAACCTGCGGAGATCGGATCTGGAAGAGCCGTCCGATTACAACACCTACATCATCACAGGGCTTCCGAAAACGCCCATCTGCAATCCGGGACGGGCCGCGATACGGGCCGCCCTCAATCCCGCGGACGTGGAGTATCTCTACTTCGTGTCAAAGAACGACGGCACGCACTATTTTTCCACAACGCTCTCGGAGCACAACCGTGCGGTATATAAGTACCAGAAACTGAGGGATTACCGATAA
- a CDS encoding DUF58 domain-containing protein, which yields MGRTIVKIRAFFVRIFTPPRTLKINTSGRYFIGITLAVGLAATNTGNNLLYIILGALLSFVVASGILSNSALKKLQFSRVLPDRVFSRTPILYGVSVFNQKKYAPSYLITIRDGSVAERSGLFPIVTAGETASTVMEAVFPKRGRHTMEKLTVTTTFPFGLFTKGMTVDPGDEVMVLPRIKNVVRLPEELRTISGDESRSASGTGEEPWNIVEFASGDNPRHIHWKSSAKRDEIMKKEFMAQAERMMTFRLVDIEGDEDILEERIEQAATLTDHFIRKGHPVGLWLPDRFIAPKRGAAQCTEILEALALFEPHGGTTITTPNPDITGMVIDV from the coding sequence ATGGGACGCACAATCGTAAAGATCAGGGCATTCTTCGTCAGGATTTTCACACCGCCAAGAACCCTCAAGATAAACACTTCGGGCAGGTACTTCATCGGCATTACCCTGGCCGTCGGGCTGGCCGCGACCAATACCGGCAATAACCTCCTGTATATTATTCTCGGGGCGCTCCTTTCGTTCGTTGTCGCATCGGGTATTCTTTCAAACAGCGCCCTGAAGAAGCTTCAATTCTCCCGGGTTCTTCCAGACCGGGTATTTTCTCGAACCCCAATCCTGTACGGTGTCTCCGTTTTCAATCAGAAGAAGTACGCCCCCTCGTATCTCATCACGATACGTGACGGATCGGTGGCCGAGCGATCCGGCCTTTTTCCCATCGTCACCGCAGGAGAGACGGCGTCCACGGTAATGGAGGCGGTATTTCCCAAAAGGGGCCGGCATACGATGGAAAAGCTCACGGTAACCACCACCTTCCCCTTCGGACTGTTTACCAAGGGGATGACCGTCGATCCCGGCGATGAAGTGATGGTTCTGCCCCGAATTAAAAACGTCGTCCGGCTCCCCGAGGAACTCAGGACGATCTCCGGGGACGAATCGAGATCGGCGTCCGGAACGGGTGAGGAACCGTGGAACATCGTCGAGTTTGCATCGGGAGACAATCCGAGGCACATCCACTGGAAGAGCAGTGCGAAGCGAGACGAGATAATGAAAAAGGAGTTTATGGCTCAGGCGGAACGGATGATGACTTTCAGGCTTGTCGATATCGAGGGTGACGAAGATATATTAGAGGAACGCATTGAGCAGGCGGCGACACTGACCGATCACTTTATACGAAAGGGACATCCAGTGGGCCTGTGGCTTCCCGATCGTTTCATCGCCCCGAAGCGGGGCGCGGCCCAGTGTACAGAGATCCTCGAGGCGCTGGCGCTCTTTGAGCCACACGGCGGGACGACCATCACGACGCCCAACCCCGACATCACCGGGATGGTGATTGATGTGTGA
- a CDS encoding amino acid ABC transporter permease encodes MNGVKHALYMNSFDAWRVSLFAAIVTITLLNVFGANESGINYFHGTFKFVPDGIVVTFEVTVAAMILSLILGLFAGLGKLSSNAFIKGIASVYIEVIRGVPLLVQLFWIHFGLGRVLLNLPAMGSAISAMAICYGAYMGEIFRAGIQSISHGQVEAAKSLGMTNYQTMRQVILPQAFKVILPPVGNEFIALLKDSSLVSIIAVGDLLRRGREFVAINFSAFQTYTMVALIYLVITLVLSKVVWNMEKIMATEKK; translated from the coding sequence ATGAACGGCGTCAAACACGCCCTGTACATGAATTCCTTTGACGCATGGCGGGTCTCCCTCTTCGCGGCGATCGTGACAATTACCCTGTTGAACGTATTCGGAGCCAATGAATCCGGGATAAATTACTTTCATGGAACATTCAAATTTGTCCCGGACGGTATCGTTGTCACCTTCGAGGTAACGGTGGCGGCAATGATCCTGTCTCTGATACTGGGACTGTTCGCAGGATTGGGAAAACTCTCCAGCAACGCCTTCATTAAGGGGATCGCGTCGGTATATATTGAAGTGATCCGGGGCGTACCGCTGTTGGTACAGTTGTTCTGGATTCATTTCGGGCTTGGGCGGGTGTTATTGAATCTTCCCGCCATGGGCTCCGCCATCTCGGCCATGGCCATCTGCTACGGCGCTTACATGGGCGAGATATTCCGGGCCGGCATTCAGTCCATATCCCACGGACAGGTGGAGGCAGCGAAATCCCTGGGCATGACCAACTACCAGACCATGCGTCAGGTCATTCTCCCCCAGGCCTTCAAGGTTATCCTGCCGCCGGTGGGCAACGAATTCATCGCGTTGTTGAAAGACTCGTCCCTGGTTTCCATTATCGCGGTAGGCGACCTGTTGAGGCGGGGTCGTGAATTTGTGGCGATCAATTTCAGTGCATTCCAAACATATACAATGGTGGCGCTGATATACCTGGTCATCACGCTGGTGCTTTCAAAGGTCGTTTGGAATATGGAAAAAATCATGGCCACGGAAAAGAAATAG
- a CDS encoding amino acid ABC transporter ATP-binding protein, with product MIKVRNIYKNFGHVRALIDVSNDIDPGEVVVVCGPSGSGKSTFLRCLNKLEEIDKGTIAIDGMNINDPEVKIHKVREEIGMVFQHFNLFPHKTVIENITLAQIVVRKRTPENSQKIAQELLEKVGIHEKAEAYPSQLSGGQQQRVAIARALAMQPKIMLFDEPTSALDPEMIGEVLEVMKTLAREGMTMVVVTHEMGFAREVCDRIIFMDEGSIVEENSPKEFFNNPKSDRTKIFLSQIL from the coding sequence ATCATCAAGGTACGAAATATTTACAAAAATTTCGGTCATGTGCGGGCGCTCATCGACGTCAGCAACGACATCGACCCGGGTGAGGTGGTGGTTGTGTGCGGCCCCTCGGGCTCCGGTAAATCCACGTTTCTTCGCTGTCTGAACAAGCTCGAGGAAATCGATAAAGGGACGATCGCCATCGACGGAATGAACATAAACGATCCGGAGGTGAAAATACACAAGGTCAGGGAAGAGATCGGGATGGTCTTTCAACATTTCAATCTTTTTCCCCACAAAACAGTGATTGAAAACATCACTCTGGCGCAAATCGTGGTCAGAAAACGTACCCCTGAGAATTCTCAAAAGATCGCCCAGGAGCTTCTGGAGAAGGTCGGCATCCATGAAAAGGCGGAGGCCTATCCCTCCCAGCTTTCCGGAGGCCAGCAGCAGCGGGTGGCCATCGCCCGGGCACTGGCCATGCAGCCGAAGATCATGCTGTTCGACGAGCCCACCTCCGCCCTGGATCCGGAGATGATCGGAGAGGTGCTGGAAGTGATGAAAACCCTCGCCAGGGAAGGGATGACAATGGTGGTGGTGACCCACGAGATGGGATTCGCGCGGGAAGTGTGTGATCGAATCATTTTTATGGACGAGGGGAGCATCGTCGAGGAGAACTCGCCCAAGGAGTTTTTCAACAATCCAAAAAGCGACAGGACGAAGATTTTCCTGAGTCAGATTCTCTAG
- a CDS encoding transporter substrate-binding domain-containing protein, producing MRFDTIKDQRGKTYRYEGETRNFGLGSVAWVVIIAVLTALLSMSCSNNENNTVTVSPDSLSEMSTLNTILKRGKLIVGMDVSDVRYQPFEMKNANGELIGFDVDLAQLMADELGVSLEIVQTGWDGIIPALINRKFDVIISGMGVTTERNKVVNFSDPYYLSGKCLLIHINSAGIITSYRDLNTEDMVVATAFYSDMALDRYIPNASVIRYASDEEAVMDVIEGNSDAYIADKARVAIYARSYPDNTLALLTPFTYEPIAIGVRKGDPDFLNWINNFIRIINGDGRLAMLEQKWMVDYVYTTDWDLE from the coding sequence ATGCGGTTTGATACGATAAAAGACCAAAGGGGGAAAACATATCGATATGAGGGGGAGACTCGCAACTTCGGTCTGGGATCTGTTGCGTGGGTGGTGATCATCGCTGTTCTCACCGCTCTGCTCTCGATGTCATGTTCAAACAATGAAAACAATACCGTGACCGTCTCTCCGGACAGCTTGAGCGAGATGTCGACACTCAACACGATTCTGAAGCGTGGGAAACTGATCGTGGGTATGGATGTCTCCGATGTCCGGTATCAGCCCTTCGAAATGAAGAACGCGAACGGCGAGCTGATCGGATTCGACGTGGATCTGGCGCAGTTGATGGCCGATGAGCTCGGCGTAAGCCTCGAGATCGTGCAAACCGGGTGGGACGGTATCATACCCGCGCTGATAAACAGGAAGTTCGATGTGATCATCTCGGGGATGGGGGTAACCACCGAGCGAAATAAAGTCGTCAACTTTTCCGATCCATATTATTTATCGGGGAAGTGTCTGCTCATTCACATCAACAGCGCCGGCATTATCACCTCGTACAGGGACCTGAACACCGAGGATATGGTCGTGGCAACGGCGTTCTACAGCGATATGGCCCTTGATCGATACATCCCGAACGCCAGCGTCATACGATACGCCTCCGATGAAGAGGCGGTGATGGATGTCATAGAGGGAAATTCTGATGCGTATATCGCCGATAAGGCGCGGGTCGCTATTTACGCCAGAAGCTATCCGGACAATACTCTGGCGCTCCTGACGCCCTTCACATATGAACCCATAGCGATCGGTGTTCGAAAGGGCGATCCGGATTTTCTCAACTGGATTAACAACTTTATCAGGATCATCAACGGAGACGGACGACTCGCGATGCTGGAACAGAAGTGGATGGTCGATTACGTATACACAACCGACTGGGACCTGGAATAG